The sequence GCGAGGCGGGCGCTCGCCGCGCCGGAAGCGGATAGCCGGTAGTAGCGGCGCCGGGTACGGCCCGCCGCCTCCGCGGCCTCGTCGCCCTCCCAGTACCGCTCCACCCAGCCCGACTGGATCAGGCGCTCCAGCAGGGGGAACAGCGTCCCGGTCGCCAAGCCCGTCACCTGCGACAGCTCCAGCCCGTACACGCCGTCCTCCAGTGCACCCGGAATCGCCGACCCGTCCGGCGTCTTCCCCAGCAGCGCGCGCAGCACCGTCTGGGTGTGCGCGGTCATCTTCGGAGTCTTCACACCAAACAATCTACAGCTGTCGGCAAGGGGCGCGCAATAACTTTCTACAACTACCGAAACACCGCCGACGGACCGTCACCTCGCCTTTCCCGGAATCGCCCTGTGACCGCGGCATGCCCACGCCGTCGATCGGGCCCAGGCCGTTCCGGCCCCTACGCGACCGCAGCCATGAGCGTCTCGCTCTTGCCCGAGCCGCCCAGGAAACCGAAAGCCGGCCCGCCGGCTTCGACGTCCGCTCACCGGGTCAGAGCCTGCGGACACGAAGACCACCGGCTCTCCGAACAGGGCGGCCTGCTCTGCGAGCGATGGTGTTTTGACGCCGCGCTCGGCATCATCTGCCCGTGATCCGCGTCCGGCCCGCATGCTGCGACAGTCTCCGCGGATACACCCGTACCTGCGGTGCAGAACCGCCGGCTGGGGCCCCTGTACAGGCTCAGAAGTCCCGCATGGTGCTGTCGAGGCGACTCATGATCCAGCGGATGAGTTTCTTGTCGAGCGCGATACCCGCATTCCGGGCCATCTCGTCGCGTGCGTGGTAGGTGACGTTGGCCCAGCTGCGGAAGTTGCCGTGGCAGACATAGTCGTCGGTGTACATGATCAGGTCGTTGTCCGCTTGCTCCCACAGGGGGTGGAAGGCGGGGATGTGGGTGAGCACGTCGGCCGGTGTGAGGGGGCGGAACTGCTCCCAGTCGTGGATGCGCGAGGCCAGGGCGCGGCGGTCCCTGAGTTTCTTGTGGGTGCTGTCGGCGCCGACGAATACGAGGGGCCGCTGGGTCCGGTCCCAGAGGGTGCGCAGGTATTCGAAGGCTGTGGCGCTGAGGTGTTGGGCTTCGTCGCACAGCAGGACGTTCGGGGTGTCGGCCAGGGTGTGGACGAGGCGTTCGTAGGGGACCTCGGGGGGCAGTTCGAGGGCCTGGGCGAGGGCGGTGTGGATGTCGCCGTTCTTCATGCCCAGGTGGACCTGCAGGCGGATGGTGGTGTCGGGGGCGAGTTCGCGCAGGGTGGCGTGGACGGCGAAGGTCTTGCCGAGGCCGACGTCGCCGTGGATGCCCATCATGGCGCGGGCTGCGATGACCTTCTCCAGTTGCATCGCGACCCTGCGGGCCGCGTCGGTGGCGACGGCCCGGGCTTCGGGCAGGCGCAGGTAGTGGTCGTCCTGCGGGCGGGGCAGCAGGCCGGGGCGCGCGGTGGGCCGGTGATCGTTCACGTGTCCTCGTTGCTCTCGGGGTCGGTGGCCGGGTGTGCGGTCGGCTTGTTGCCGAGCGGGGTGGTCCAGTGGGCGGACGGTTGGGGCAGTGGGATGTAGTCGGGCAGGGCTTCGCCGGCCGTGTCGTGGGCGTTGAGTTCGCGCAGTTCGCGGGTGGCTTCCTGGTGGGTGATGGTGAGCAGGTGCCTGGGCGGGGCGGGCTGGGTGAGTGCGGCGAAGCGTTCGTTCCTGCTCTTCTCTGCGTCGCGGAGGCGGGATCGCAGGCGGTCGGCTTCGCGTGAGCGGGCGTTGAGGAGCGCGCGGACTTCCTTGGGGGTGGCCTGGTCGGCGGGTCGGGCCTGGCCGAGGTGTCGACCGGTGGCGGCGTCGTAGAGTTCGATCTCGTCCTCGTGGTGGGGCATGTAGCGCAGGTGGACCTTGCGGCCGACCTGGGTGGTGGGGGTGTGCATCCAGGGGGCGGTGTAGTCGCGGTTGCGCCATCGCACGCCGGCCGGGTGGATGGTCAGTGCGTTGCCGTGGCGGGCGAGGGTGAAGGTGTGCACGTCGGTGGGGCTGACGTCCCAGACCGGGGAGAGGTCTTCGTTCCATGCCTGGGCGGGGGTGCGCCCGCCCATGGTGGGGATGGTGTGCTCGGTGTTCCAGCGGGTGACCCATTCGCGCAGCATGAGGACGAAGGACTCCAGGGTGAGCAGGTGTTCCGGTTCCTTGTTCTTGCGTCGTGGGGCGGCGGGGTCGTGGGTGTAGCCGGGCAGGCCCTTGAAGAGCATGTCCTTGACGGCGCCGTTGACGGCTTCGACGTGGGGTTTGAGGTCGGGGCGCCGGGGCGGCAGTCTGACCAGTTCGACACCGAAGGCCGCGAGGGCCTGGCCGACCGCGTTGGAAAGGAAGTCCTTTCCGCCGTCCACGCGGACGCGGCCGGGCAGGCCGCCGAAGGGGCCGTGGCCCGGGGTGCGCAGCAGGGCGTCGCGCAGGGCGAGGAGGATGCTTTCGCTGCTTCCGTACTGGGGGCTGACGGCGAGTCCGCAGATGGCGTTGGTGGCGGCGTCGACGAACCAGGTGATCCAGGGCTTGCGGACGATGCGGTTGTCGATGACGACGCGGACGCTGGCTTCGACGTGGTCGGTCTCCCAGTACTGGTTGCGGTGGCCGCGGGGGCGGGTGCCGTGGAGGTCGTGGCGGCGGCGGGCTTGTTCGCCGCCGGCCAGGCCTGCGCGTTGGCCTTTGGGGATGTCGTGTTCGACGGCGCGGTAGAAGGTGGCCCGGGAGGGCAGGGGTGGTGTGTCTTGGGGGGTTTCGTCGCGGAGTTCCTGGTAGGCGGCGGCGACGTTGCCGCGGTGGCGGGCGATGGCGGTGTGCATGTCGGGGGTGAGGGTGAAGCGGTCGCGGGTGGTGGGGGTGTAGTGGCCGTGGTGGGTGCGGGCGTTGGCGATCCAGCGGTGGACGGTGCGGGGGGTGACGCCGAAGGTGGCGGCGGTGAGGCTGATGTGGGTGGCGGTGAGTTGGCCTTCGGCGTGCAGGTGCAGGAGGCGGCGTACGCCGGCTGCGCGCAGTTCGGTGGTGCTCGGCTCGGGCGGGAGTGGTGGGTTCATGGCGGTTTCCGGTGGGGGGTCGGGTGGTCAGGCAGGGGCGAGGGTGAGCAGGCCGGCGCCGTGGGCCTTGCCGCGTCCGATGCCGTGGGTGAGGGCGGTGTGCAGGAGGGCGGGGTCGGTGATCAGGGCGGTGCCGTCGAAGCGGGTGAGGCTGTGGTGGGGGCCGGGGGTGGTGTAGTCGCGGCGGAAGCGCAGGCGGGTGGCGGTGGTGGTGCGGATGTCGAGGCCTGCGTGGGTGGCTTTGCGGCGCCACCAGGCGAGGGCGTCGTCGCCGTGCAGGGCGGTGAGGGTGCCGCGTTTGGCAGTGCCGTTGCGGACCTGTTCGGTCATGCGGTGTGCGACGGGGTTGGCGGTGATGCGGTAGTGGACGGGCAGGCCGGGGGTGAGGGCGTTGAGCATGGGGGTGAGGTCTTTGGTGGTGCAGGTGCCGTAGCCGTTGGGCAGGGCGCTCAGGTCGGGGTGTACGGCGGTCTGGACGAGCAGGGTCGGGGTGTTGTCCTCGTCGAGGCGGAAGAGCAGGCCGGCGTCCTTGCGGGGGGTGGGTCCGGTGCGTTCGGGGATGAGGCGCATGAGGGTCTTGTGGAGGCTGTCGGCGGCCCTCAGGTCGGCGCGGGCGGCGTTGTGGTGCGGGTTGAGGCGGATGAGGGTCAGGGTGTGGGCGGCCATGCGGGGTCCTTGTGGAGGTAGGCGGTGAGAGTGTCGATGGGGCGTTTTCCGGCGTACAGGTGGGCGGGGAGGTGTTCGGTGGTGCGCCACAGGGGGCGGGCGAGGTAGGTGCGGTGTTCGGTGCGCCAGTCGGTGGGTTCGGCGGCGAGTTCGTTGTCGGGAGAGGTGTGGGGGTGGTCGGTGGGGGGTGTTTCCGACCAGAGGATGACGGGTGCGGTGGGGCCGGTGGGGGGTGTGGGCCAGCTGACGGGGGCGCGGGTGAGGAGTTCGGTGATCGGGTCGGGCAGGGGCGGGCCGAGGACGAGGGGTTCGTCGGGGATGCAGGCGCGGCGGCCGAGGAAGGGCGCGTGGGCGGGGTTGTCGAGGGCGTCGGCGATGTCGTCGATGAGCGGGTCGGGGCCGGTGACGGCGACGGTGAAGACGGCGCCGGCCAGGTAGTGGCGGCGGGAGACGAGTGTGGCTGCCTGGGCTGTGCGCTTGCTGCCGTTGGCCAGGTACAGGCGTTTGTCGGGCGGGTGGCCGCCGCCGACGGTGTGGTAGTCCTCGTGGGGAGTGCCGGGGTTGTCGACGCGGACGGTGAAGGTCAGGTCGTGGTGGCTGGGCCGGCCGGGCAGCTGCTCGTAGGGGGTGAGGGCGTTGTCGCGGGTGCGGCCCTGGGCGGCGGTGATCAGGCCGATGAGGCCGGAGCGGGTGGGGTGAAGGGCGGTGTCGCGGTGGTGCGGGAAGGCCGCGTGCTGGCCCCAGGCCTGCCACACGCCGGCCAGGCGCAGCAGCAGGCCGCTCATGCGGTGTCCCGGGTGTGGGGGTAGGCGGTGGCGGTGACGGCGGCGGTGAGGTGCTCGAAGGAGGGGTGGTGGGTGCCCAGTTCGGTGATGGGGGTGTCGAGGGTGCCGGCGTGGCCGTGGGCGTGGCGGTGGCGGGTGCCGATGAGGCGGTCGACGGCGGTGGCGTAGGAGGCGAGTGCGTCGCGGGCGGGTTGGGTGTAGCCGCCGCGGGGGTGGGCGGTGACGGGTTGTTCGAAGGCGGCGCTGTAGGAGACGGGTCGGCGTTCGCGGATCGTGTAGTGGACGAGGTCGGGCAGGCTGTGGTGGGCGGTGGCGGTCTTCTTGGCCTGGGGCAGGGTCATGAGGTAGGCGTCGGTGAATGCGGTGAGCACGCGGCGGGCGCGGTCGATGTCGGCGTTCAGGTTGTCGAGCAGGCCGGTGAGGTTGACGGTCGCGTAGCGGTAGAACAGGCCGGTGGTGAGGAAGGCGGTCTGCAGGTGGGCGCTGCCGCTTTCGCCGGGCCGGGGCCAGTCCTCGACACTGGTGAAGTAGTCCGGCTGGAGGTCGGCCTTGTGGACGGTGAAGGCGGGGGCCATCTGCAGGGCTGCTTCGACATGGGCGTCGGGCAGTTCGGCGTGCATGCGGCCCAGCAGGGCGATGCTGTCGGTGCGGCGGGTGAGGATTCCGGCGATCTTCTTGGTGGGCAGCAGGGCTTTCAGGGCGGGTTTCTTGGTGGCCGCGGTGTAGTCGGTGTGGCCGTCCTCAAGGGCGGTGCGGTGGTCGGTGCACAGGTCGGCGAGGGCGTCGGTGATGTCGGCGGGCACGTAGGCCAGTGCGAGGGTGCGGCCGTTGTTGGCGGGGTCGGTCTTGAGGCCGCCGGTGGTGGCGCTGCGGGCGACCTGGGCGCCGGCGAAGGCGGCGAGGTCGGCGGGCCAGCCCCGGGCGAGCAGGTGTTCGGCGAGGACGGCGGGCAGTTGGCGGGTGCGGGCGGCGGGTTCCTTGAGTTCTTCCTCGATGTCGAGGCGGATGACGCGTTTCCATGCTTGGCTGGAGACCATGGCGCGGGTGGTGTTGCCGACGTCGATGGTCTTCGGTTCCTGGGCGTCGTTGCGGTTGAGGTTGGCGGCGGGGACGGCCTGCAGGACGTGCAGGTCGAGGAAGCGGTGGCGCATCAGGTCGGGTCCTTCACGGTGTCGAGGCGCAGGTAGAAGTTGTCGAGCCAGCGGGTGCCGACCTGCCCGGCGGTGTGGGCGCGCACGGCCAGGTCGTCCAGCAGGACGGCCCAGTCGGGGCGCAGCCCTGCGGCGGCGAGGCGTTCGGCGAGGGCGGGCAGACGGCGGTGGGTCTGGTCCTCGCCCAGACGCACGAGGACCTTGAGGTCGTCCTCGGTGCGGCCGGGGTTGAAGCCGTGGTCGCGGGCTGCGGTGGCCAGGGTCGTCCCGAGGTCGGGGCGCCGGCGCCACGCGGGGGTCCGGTAGGGGTCCTCCCCCGTGTCCGCGGCGGGGGTGGTGTTCTCGTCGAAGGGGTCGGTAGCCGCGGGGACGGTGGGGGTGGTCAGGGCGATGAGGGCGGCGACGGTGTAGTGGGCGCGGCGTGCCCCGTGGCCGCGGGTGAGGCGGCTGAGGTGGGGTGTCAGGTCGAGGCAGTCCTCGACGGGCCTGCCCCGGCCTCTCTTCAGGACGGCGCGGATGCCGGGCCGGGTGCACAGGGCAGCGATGTCGGTGACGAAGTCCTGGCAGTGGCGGCGGTGCTCGGGTGCGGTGGCCATCAGCTCCCCTTGGGCAGGCGGGCGCCGGCGAGGCGCAGCGTGGTCGTGGCGGTGGTGCGGGCTCGGGCGGCTGCTCTGTGCTGGATCACGGCGCTGTCGGTGGCCTGGCGCAGGGCGGTGATCGCGTCGTGGGCGAAGGCGGGGCCCACCGGGTGGTCGGTGTCGTGCAGCAGGCGCCAGAACGTCTTCTCCGCGAGTGGCCAGTACGCGGCGCCGGCGCGCTCGGCCCAGCGGCTCCTGCGTGCGGGTCGGCTGCTCCTGTTGGCGCCGGGCGGGGTGGTGGTGTCCTTCCATGCCTGGTTGGCGGCCCTGGTCAGAGCGTGCGCGATGTCTTCGGCGGTGCGGCAGCAGTCGGCGATGCGCTGGGCGCGCCCGGGGTCGTTCTCCTGGGCCCAGGCGAGCAGTGGTGGGGTCAGCGCGGTGTACCAGCCGTAGTCGACGCACTGGTGGTCCTGGTGGAAGCCGTGGACCCGTACGCGCAAGGTGTCGCGGACGGTGGCGGGGAGGTCGTTGAGGGTGTCGAAGACCTGTGGCCTGCGGGTGCGGGCGCTCTCGTCGGGGGCCAGCAGCAGTGCTTCCAGTTCCCGCCACCAGGCCCGTCCGGTGTCCGCCCGGCGCGCTGTGCAGCGTTTTTCGGGGTCCTTGGCGGTGGGGTTCAGCTGCAGGACGACGTAGGGGTCGAGGGCCGTGGGTTTGGGGTGGCGAGTGGCCCAGGCCAGGTGCGCGTCGGTGACGGTGGTGCCGTCGGGGCCGGGGACGAGCAGGAGCGCGTGGCGGGAGCGGCCGGTGAGCAGCCGGCCCGGCCAGGTGACCGGGGCCGGCGGGGCCATCGGGTCCGGCAGGTCCTCTTCCTCCCACGGGCTCAGGTCGACGGCGGGGTGGTAGTCGCCGTGGAACGCCGGTATGCCCGCCAGGAGGGTTTCGTACAGGGTGCGGCCCAGCGGGTGGAAGGAGACGGTGCCGCGCAGCGGTGCGCTGGTGAGTTTGTTGTTGCGGTAGGTGCCGACCGTGCGGGGTTTAGCGGCGCCGGAGCGTCCGTAGAAGTGGTGGAGCAGTAGGTGCTGGACGGCCTCGGCCGTGGGGAGGGGGTGGGGTGCGGCGTCGGTGTGGGGGCCGAACCAGGCGAAGTTGTTTCCCGTGGCGCGGCCGAGGACGAGGGTGTTGATGCCGGCCGGGTCGCTCTGGTGGGCCAGTCGCGGGTCCTGCAGCCAGGGGCGCTCGGGGTGGAAGGCGTCGAGGCGGTGCTCGTGCCGGTCGAAGTAGGCGTGGACCTCCTTCGGATCGAAGCGGTCGGTGTTCTCGAGCAGGTCACGGCGCAGCCGGTTCCACCGCGACGCGCTCAGGTCGGTGTCGTCCAGGGCGCAGATACGGGCCGCGATGGCGCTCGCCACGCGCAGGACCGCGGAGGCAACGGGCGGGATCGCGAACGCCAGGTCGTCGAACTCGTGCGCGCGCAGGAGGAGTTCACGCAGTCCGACGTGCTCGTAGGCGGTGCGGGTGCGCACCGGGATCCAGGGCCGGTCGGCGACACTGAAGGACGGCGGATCGGGGGCGGCGGTGCTGGACACGGGACGGCTCCACAGGTCGGCGCGGGGGCGCGGCAGGAGAGGTGGACAGGGGTGGAGTGTGCGGGCGGCGCACCGCCGGGGACGCATGCGCGGCACGCGCCGGGAGGGGGGCGGCGGGCATCCCCACACCGAGACGCATACCCGGCCGCCGTCACCGCTCGGCACGGGGCGTGCGACGCAAGTGCGGTATCCGAAGCAGGCGGAACACATCCATCGCTACTGCTGATATTTCGTCAGATCTGTTCTGCAGCAAGGGAACAGTGAGGATTTCCGGTCGTGCTCCGGCTCGACTGTGCCCGCTGCGCCAGCCAACCACGGCCCTCCCGGCAATGCACAACCGGTGAGAATTATGTGACTTACAGTCGTCATATGGGGTAAGGTGTCCCGTTCACGGCGCCCAGGCACCCGCCCCATGCCGGTCACACCGTCGTGCACGCCGCGCGGGCGCGGCCCGGACACGGGTCCGGGTCCCACTCCTCCTTCCCCCGGCGCTGCGGCGCACCGCGGGCCGGCGCTCCCGTCGGGTTCGAGGCCACGTCGAACAAGGACCGGCCCCGGTCAGTCCCGTTCGCGGACCAGGCCGAGTTCGGGGTCGATCCGCATCCGACTGTCCCCGAACCGGTGGAAGCCCTCGCCGGGCAGCAGCACGATGTCGGCGAGCAGCGGATGGTCGCGCCAGGCGGGCGGGGCGGCGTTGGACACGGGCACGTGCGGGATCCAGGCGCGTGGGGCCGGCAGGGTGCGCTGCAGGATCGCGCGTACCTGCGCGGCAGTGGGCCGGCCGGTCACGGGCAGTGGGTGCTCCCCGGCCGCGTCCAGCGTCAGGCTCCGGCTTCCCGGTCGGTGGTGGCACGGGAGAAGTCGCCTGGGCAGGACTCCGGGGCGGGTGACGGCCTGGGCGGCGGTCAGGTGCTGGCGGTGCAGGTCGGCCAGGGAGGAGACCCTCGCGGGCGGCGGCACGAGCTGGCGGGCACTCAGGTGCTCCTGGGCACCGACGGCCGCCATGTACCCGGCCAGCCGCTGCTCGAGGTCCCAGGTGGCGCGGTGGAAGGTGGAGGGGGCGCCGTGGACGGCCTCGAGGAGTTCTTGGACGCGGCCGGGGATCTCGATGTCCTCCTGTCCGAGGTCCTGCAGCAGGGCCGCGGTCTCGTGCAGGAGGAAGGCCGGCTCGAGCGGGCGCCAGTGTGGCGGGATCGACGTCTTGCCGTCCGCGTTCGTCGGTACGAGGACGGTCAGGCGGGCGACGAGGCCGCGCAGCCACGCGGCCCGCCGGTCCCCCGTGCCGCGCCAGGCGAGCTCGAAGCGGCGCAGCCGCCCCGCCAGTTGCAGGAGCCGGGCCAGCGCGGCGAGGTCGGCGACCATCTCGTCCAGGTCCAGGTTCAGGCCCAGCTCCAGCACGCTGGTTGCCACCACGATCATCCGCCGCGGGCGCGGGCCGGCGGGTCCCAGTGCGGCCCGCACCCGGGCGGTGACCTCCTGGCGACGGTCGGCGGGCAGGCGGGCGTGCAGCAGCACCACGTCCCCGGCCGCGTGCGGCCAGGCGTCCTTCAGATGCAGGTAGGTCGCCTGGGCGTCGGCCGTGCTCGCCCTGACCACCGCGGCGCAGCCGCCGTGCTCGGCGAAGGGCGCCAGCAGCGAGGCGGCCGCGTCCAGGTGCGTCGGCGCGGCGGGCCCGTCCGAGGTGCGGGCCCGGCCCCAGAGCGGCACCCGGCACTCCTCGAAGCGGACGGTGCGGGTGTGCTCGCGGATGTGGCGCCGCCTGGGTTCCTCGTCCATCCGATGCGGGACCCCGGTGGCGCTGTCGGCGAACAGCCAGCCCGGGTAGGCTGGCGTGTACACGAATTGCTCGAGCGCGCGCCGCGACAGGCCGGTGCCCGCGAGGTAGGCGCGTACCAGCGCGTCGCACCGGCTGGCGGGCAGGGTGGCCGACAACAGGACCACCGGACTGCCCAGGCCCCCCAACCAGGCGAGCAGACGGCGCAGCTGCAGCTCGCTGAACGGCTCAAGGGCATGGGCCTCGTCGACGACGACGGTGCGCCCCGACAGGGCCAGCAGGCGCAGCGCGTTGTGGCGCACGGGCTGGACGGCCATGAGTGCCTGGTCGACGGTGGCGACCGTGAACTGGGCCAGCAGTCCCTGCTCCCACCCCGCCGACCGTCTCTCCGCCGCACCGGCCGGCGCCTGCCCCTGCCGCCCGTGGCCGGCCTCGGCGCCGATACCTCCGGGGTGGTCGTCGCGGGCCCCGTCAGTGTCCGCGTCGTCCGTCACCACCCCCTCGACGGCGGCGATCCGGCGATCGGTGAACGCGGCACTGTGCCAGCCGTGGCTGTGCACCAGGCCGACCTCCGTACCCTCGAGGCGGTGCGCCCGCACCCACTTCCGGACCGTGTCGAAGGCGGCGTCCGCCAGTGCCGTCGTCGGGGTCAGCCAGCACACCCCACTGGTGCCGCAGGCCTCGTTCAGGACCCGCGTCGCCTCCAGGGCGGTGACGCTCTTGCCCGTCCCCGTCGCGTCGGTCACCACCAGGATCCCCGCCCGCCCGGAGCCGGCAAGCAGCGGCAACCGCGCCATCACCGACGCCTGCAGCGCGTTCGGTTCCTCCAGCCCGTGCGCCACCTCGAACGGCAGCCCGGGCACCGCCACCCGCCCAAGGCCCGAGTCGGCCACCACCTCCCTCGCCGTCCCCCTGGACCAGGCGAAATGCTCCCGCGCGCCGTAGGCGGGAGCATGCGCCCGCCCCAGCCACACCGCTCGACGGCTCGCCAGCCGGTCCGCGACCGTCCCCAGCCCGCAGATCACCACCGCCGCCTCCACCGACACCCGCCCCGGCACCTGCCCCGCCCCGGTCAGATGCCGCAGCTGCGCCACGTAGCGCCGGCGCAGCTCCTGCCACAACGACCCCCCGAGAGCCGCCCTCACCCGAGCTCCCGCGGCCGCGCCCGACAGGTCCACCTGCAGGAACCGGCCATGGTGACCACCGGCGATCTGCGCCACCCGCACCCCCGGCGCGTCGTTGCCCGACACGTCGTAGCCCAGCTCCTCCAAGAGGCCGGCCAGCAGGTGCATCGACGCCCGGTCGTGCGGGACGTGCACCAACCGGCCCGCGTCCTCCCGCAGCTCCTCCCCCAATCGCATCCACCCCGCCGGGACCGAGTGCTGCCACCACGGCGTCAGCTTCCCGATGTCGTGCAACGAGGCGAAGAACGCCGTCAACGACCGTGCCGCCGCCCCGTCCACACCCAGCCCGTCGGCGATCAACTCCCTCTGTCTCCTGGTGAGGAAGCGGTCCCACAGCTCCAACGTGATCGCCGCGGTGTCCAGCAGATGGAAGAGCAGCCCGTAGAACACCCCGTCGGCGCTGTCCGACTTCCCCCACGGCTGCAACGACAGCCCACCGAAACGGCCCTCCGCCACCACATCGGACGCCCCCGACCCGACCGGCACCCGCTCACCCACACGCCCATGACCCACCCCCGCAGCCAACCACCACCGCACCCCCGCCCCGGAGCGACAGGCCAGGCCATCCCCAACTTCCGCGAACCGACGCAGCACACCGAACGTCCTGGCTACAATGACGACCGGGCGACCCCCCTCAGGTCTCGGCGTAAGCCACGCTGACACGGCGATCCCAGCCG comes from Streptomyces sp. TLI_053 and encodes:
- a CDS encoding helix-turn-helix transcriptional regulator; the protein is MTAHTQTVLRALLGKTPDGSAIPGALEDGVYGLELSQVTGLATGTLFPLLERLIQSGWVERYWEGDEAAEAAGRTRRRYYRLSASGAASARLALAEAMASGKAAPYTPRRRATVSHGGAA
- a CDS encoding ATP-binding protein, translated to MNDHRPTARPGLLPRPQDDHYLRLPEARAVATDAARRVAMQLEKVIAARAMMGIHGDVGLGKTFAVHATLRELAPDTTIRLQVHLGMKNGDIHTALAQALELPPEVPYERLVHTLADTPNVLLCDEAQHLSATAFEYLRTLWDRTQRPLVFVGADSTHKKLRDRRALASRIHDWEQFRPLTPADVLTHIPAFHPLWEQADNDLIMYTDDYVCHGNFRSWANVTYHARDEMARNAGIALDKKLIRWIMSRLDSTMRDF
- a CDS encoding Mu transposase C-terminal domain-containing protein, with translation MNPPLPPEPSTTELRAAGVRRLLHLHAEGQLTATHISLTAATFGVTPRTVHRWIANARTHHGHYTPTTRDRFTLTPDMHTAIARHRGNVAAAYQELRDETPQDTPPLPSRATFYRAVEHDIPKGQRAGLAGGEQARRRHDLHGTRPRGHRNQYWETDHVEASVRVVIDNRIVRKPWITWFVDAATNAICGLAVSPQYGSSESILLALRDALLRTPGHGPFGGLPGRVRVDGGKDFLSNAVGQALAAFGVELVRLPPRRPDLKPHVEAVNGAVKDMLFKGLPGYTHDPAAPRRKNKEPEHLLTLESFVLMLREWVTRWNTEHTIPTMGGRTPAQAWNEDLSPVWDVSPTDVHTFTLARHGNALTIHPAGVRWRNRDYTAPWMHTPTTQVGRKVHLRYMPHHEDEIELYDAATGRHLGQARPADQATPKEVRALLNARSREADRLRSRLRDAEKSRNERFAALTQPAPPRHLLTITHQEATRELRELNAHDTAGEALPDYIPLPQPSAHWTTPLGNKPTAHPATDPESNEDT
- the cas6e gene encoding type I-E CRISPR-associated protein Cas6/Cse3/CasE, producing MAAHTLTLIRLNPHHNAARADLRAADSLHKTLMRLIPERTGPTPRKDAGLLFRLDEDNTPTLLVQTAVHPDLSALPNGYGTCTTKDLTPMLNALTPGLPVHYRITANPVAHRMTEQVRNGTAKRGTLTALHGDDALAWWRRKATHAGLDIRTTTATRLRFRRDYTTPGPHHSLTRFDGTALITDPALLHTALTHGIGRGKAHGAGLLTLAPA
- the cas5e gene encoding type I-E CRISPR-associated protein Cas5/CasD, with the protein product MSGLLLRLAGVWQAWGQHAAFPHHRDTALHPTRSGLIGLITAAQGRTRDNALTPYEQLPGRPSHHDLTFTVRVDNPGTPHEDYHTVGGGHPPDKRLYLANGSKRTAQAATLVSRRHYLAGAVFTVAVTGPDPLIDDIADALDNPAHAPFLGRRACIPDEPLVLGPPLPDPITELLTRAPVSWPTPPTGPTAPVILWSETPPTDHPHTSPDNELAAEPTDWRTEHRTYLARPLWRTTEHLPAHLYAGKRPIDTLTAYLHKDPAWPPTP
- the cas7e gene encoding type I-E CRISPR-associated protein Cas7/Cse4/CasC, producing MRHRFLDLHVLQAVPAANLNRNDAQEPKTIDVGNTTRAMVSSQAWKRVIRLDIEEELKEPAARTRQLPAVLAEHLLARGWPADLAAFAGAQVARSATTGGLKTDPANNGRTLALAYVPADITDALADLCTDHRTALEDGHTDYTAATKKPALKALLPTKKIAGILTRRTDSIALLGRMHAELPDAHVEAALQMAPAFTVHKADLQPDYFTSVEDWPRPGESGSAHLQTAFLTTGLFYRYATVNLTGLLDNLNADIDRARRVLTAFTDAYLMTLPQAKKTATAHHSLPDLVHYTIRERRPVSYSAAFEQPVTAHPRGGYTQPARDALASYATAVDRLIGTRHRHAHGHAGTLDTPITELGTHHPSFEHLTAAVTATAYPHTRDTA
- a CDS encoding type I-E CRISPR-associated protein Cse2/CasB, producing the protein MATAPEHRRHCQDFVTDIAALCTRPGIRAVLKRGRGRPVEDCLDLTPHLSRLTRGHGARRAHYTVAALIALTTPTVPAATDPFDENTTPAADTGEDPYRTPAWRRRPDLGTTLATAARDHGFNPGRTEDDLKVLVRLGEDQTHRRLPALAERLAAAGLRPDWAVLLDDLAVRAHTAGQVGTRWLDNFYLRLDTVKDPT
- the casA gene encoding type I-E CRISPR-associated protein Cse1/CasA gives rise to the protein MSSTAAPDPPSFSVADRPWIPVRTRTAYEHVGLRELLLRAHEFDDLAFAIPPVASAVLRVASAIAARICALDDTDLSASRWNRLRRDLLENTDRFDPKEVHAYFDRHEHRLDAFHPERPWLQDPRLAHQSDPAGINTLVLGRATGNNFAWFGPHTDAAPHPLPTAEAVQHLLLHHFYGRSGAAKPRTVGTYRNNKLTSAPLRGTVSFHPLGRTLYETLLAGIPAFHGDYHPAVDLSPWEEEDLPDPMAPPAPVTWPGRLLTGRSRHALLLVPGPDGTTVTDAHLAWATRHPKPTALDPYVVLQLNPTAKDPEKRCTARRADTGRAWWRELEALLLAPDESARTRRPQVFDTLNDLPATVRDTLRVRVHGFHQDHQCVDYGWYTALTPPLLAWAQENDPGRAQRIADCCRTAEDIAHALTRAANQAWKDTTTPPGANRSSRPARRSRWAERAGAAYWPLAEKTFWRLLHDTDHPVGPAFAHDAITALRQATDSAVIQHRAAARARTTATTTLRLAGARLPKGS
- a CDS encoding CRISPR-associated endonuclease Cas3'', coding for MGERVPVGSGASDVVAEGRFGGLSLQPWGKSDSADGVFYGLLFHLLDTAAITLELWDRFLTRRQRELIADGLGVDGAAARSLTAFFASLHDIGKLTPWWQHSVPAGWMRLGEELREDAGRLVHVPHDRASMHLLAGLLEELGYDVSGNDAPGVRVAQIAGGHHGRFLQVDLSGAAAGARVRAALGGSLWQELRRRYVAQLRHLTGAGQVPGRVSVEAAVVICGLGTVADRLASRRAVWLGRAHAPAYGAREHFAWSRGTAREVVADSGLGRVAVPGLPFEVAHGLEEPNALQASVMARLPLLAGSGRAGILVVTDATGTGKSVTALEATRVLNEACGTSGVCWLTPTTALADAAFDTVRKWVRAHRLEGTEVGLVHSHGWHSAAFTDRRIAAVEGVVTDDADTDGARDDHPGGIGAEAGHGRQGQAPAGAAERRSAGWEQGLLAQFTVATVDQALMAVQPVRHNALRLLALSGRTVVVDEAHALEPFSELQLRRLLAWLGGLGSPVVLLSATLPASRCDALVRAYLAGTGLSRRALEQFVYTPAYPGWLFADSATGVPHRMDEEPRRRHIREHTRTVRFEECRVPLWGRARTSDGPAAPTHLDAAASLLAPFAEHGGCAAVVRASTADAQATYLHLKDAWPHAAGDVVLLHARLPADRRQEVTARVRAALGPAGPRPRRMIVVATSVLELGLNLDLDEMVADLAALARLLQLAGRLRRFELAWRGTGDRRAAWLRGLVARLTVLVPTNADGKTSIPPHWRPLEPAFLLHETAALLQDLGQEDIEIPGRVQELLEAVHGAPSTFHRATWDLEQRLAGYMAAVGAQEHLSARQLVPPPARVSSLADLHRQHLTAAQAVTRPGVLPRRLLPCHHRPGSRSLTLDAAGEHPLPVTGRPTAAQVRAILQRTLPAPRAWIPHVPVSNAAPPAWRDHPLLADIVLLPGEGFHRFGDSRMRIDPELGLVRERD